One window of Thermacetogenium phaeum DSM 12270 genomic DNA carries:
- the acpP gene encoding acyl carrier protein, whose amino-acid sequence MTDLDGQGIFEKVKSIIAEQLGVAEEELTPETSFEDLNADSLDIVELIMALEEEFDLEIPDEEAEKIQTVGEIVEYLKDHLL is encoded by the coding sequence GTGACCGATCTGGACGGACAGGGAATTTTCGAGAAGGTAAAATCAATTATTGCCGAGCAATTGGGGGTGGCTGAAGAGGAGCTGACCCCTGAGACCTCCTTTGAGGATCTGAACGCCGATTCGCTGGATATTGTAGAATTGATTATGGCTCTTGAAGAGGAATTCGATCTGGAAATTCCTGATGAAGAAGCAGAGAAAATCCAGACTGTGGGAGAAATTGTGGAATATCTTAAAGATCATCTCCTTTAA
- the rpmF gene encoding 50S ribosomal protein L32, with the protein MGVPKRRVSKARKNKRRSANKIVGPAVVLCPRCHEPKRAHAVCPECGYYRGREVIAKS; encoded by the coding sequence ATGGGCGTACCAAAAAGAAGAGTCTCGAAAGCCAGGAAGAATAAGCGCAGGTCGGCAAACAAGATTGTCGGACCGGCAGTTGTGCTCTGCCCGCGCTGCCATGAACCGAAGAGGGCTCATGCTGTTTGCCCGGAATGCGGCTATTACCGCGGCAGGGAAGTAATTGCCAAATCCTAA
- the smc gene encoding chromosome segregation protein SMC → MYLKRLELRGFKSFAERVEINFEKGITVIVGPNGCGKSNLTDAVQWVLGEQSARLLRGQRMEDVIFSGTAKRRPLGMAEVSLTFDNSDQSVPLPFEEISITRRVYRSGEGEYYINKRSCRLRDIQELFAQCGISRAAFSITAQGKIDEFVSARPEERRVFLEELAGIGRYRQRKAEALRKLEETEDALARVEDIILEMETRRGPLEEQARVCEIYCNLRDEVMELERRLLKGQLADIRERERALQQTAQELDALVARDGKVVEMLEDEFDVFQAGLRSMKKSFGRLEGEWQEIQKRHQEARLARMRTKDRISSCLAQEEELQEKLTVIRRRREETIRELEKISALGGRLEELLKEAKRGLEELEEEGKNGEAEREALRRQLESLNKAIFDNLHQKTVLLSEIQGLNNKKELLLRQRESLTRRVKTAEERRDELEREIGEGEKLQSFYASSLEEIRNKLAQAEKRRQALNKELDETGLRIRSLLRKIEGIKERVRLLKTAEKNHEGYQQGVRSILREIARGRVLAGEEIRLAEELFTIEPAYETALETALGRASHYFVCSTPETAKKALEFLKTSGSGRASFLPLTAVERWAAGERPRRFERFPGIIGCLSEIVSCEPKYRCVAEFLLGRTYLAEDLQAASRFAEHNDYRVRVVTLDGDLIQLGGLFTGGRSKDRGYPTTRRRKVEIGRLDREMLSLKTELDELEEREKRVKDLLEENEERSRELQERRYRFEDARREAEQRIAALKQEWKQIDASKETSLLEREEQMFQEEDLDRRIELLKQKLSAVEQAEKQLNAEREKIEKRLADSEQKRSAVLTALSSAQVQYSSLSQELKLQQDKLRGLEHQLRLQEGEQREVEERLTELCGVISALHRRERELSERITALNKQGRELGDMIAFLKNKVAARERFVEARRKRIEKLRQRHLKSSQQLENTELKLKHLLEKKEQLLADARERRLDVSEEQIKPLKREEEIALRERISTCKREMDSLGNINFAAPGEYKTLRERIDCLLEQKKDLDEAKSSLLKMIREMDGIAADRFLKTFRMVRQNFEDIFQSLCEGRADLVLTDESNPLETGVDIVVLPRGKKPRHLSLLSGGEKSLTGIAFLFAMLKTQPAPFYFLDEIEAFLDEANLIRFTGFLKEWSASSQLILISHRYQTMQIADHLYGVTMEEPGVSKLVSVHLSDYLPDDEKERQIS, encoded by the coding sequence ATGTATTTAAAAAGATTAGAATTACGTGGTTTTAAGTCGTTTGCCGAGCGGGTGGAAATTAACTTCGAAAAGGGAATTACCGTCATCGTAGGCCCCAACGGGTGTGGGAAGAGCAATCTGACCGACGCCGTCCAGTGGGTTCTCGGTGAACAGAGCGCCAGACTGCTCAGGGGGCAGAGGATGGAGGATGTGATCTTTTCCGGGACTGCCAAAAGGCGCCCTCTGGGTATGGCAGAGGTTTCCCTGACTTTTGATAACAGCGATCAATCAGTACCCCTTCCCTTTGAAGAAATTAGTATAACGAGGCGTGTCTACAGATCGGGGGAAGGAGAATATTATATCAATAAAAGGTCGTGCCGCCTGCGTGATATCCAGGAGCTTTTTGCTCAGTGTGGTATCAGCCGTGCGGCTTTTTCTATTACTGCGCAGGGAAAGATCGATGAGTTTGTCTCAGCCCGCCCTGAGGAGAGGCGTGTTTTTTTGGAGGAGCTGGCCGGAATAGGCAGGTACCGCCAGCGGAAGGCCGAAGCCCTGCGGAAGCTTGAGGAGACGGAAGATGCTCTGGCGAGGGTGGAGGATATAATCCTGGAAATGGAGACCCGGCGGGGGCCTCTGGAGGAGCAGGCCCGGGTTTGCGAGATCTACTGCAACCTCCGGGATGAGGTGATGGAGCTGGAGCGCCGCTTGCTGAAAGGCCAGCTGGCGGATATCAGGGAAAGGGAAAGGGCGCTGCAGCAGACGGCCCAAGAGCTTGATGCCCTCGTCGCCCGGGACGGTAAAGTTGTTGAGATGCTGGAAGATGAATTCGATGTCTTTCAAGCCGGCCTCCGCTCGATGAAGAAGTCTTTTGGGCGGCTGGAAGGGGAATGGCAAGAGATCCAAAAACGGCATCAAGAAGCCCGCTTGGCGCGGATGCGCACGAAGGATAGAATATCCTCCTGCCTGGCACAGGAAGAGGAACTGCAGGAGAAGCTTACCGTCATCAGGCGCAGGCGAGAGGAGACAATAAGGGAACTGGAGAAGATATCGGCTCTTGGCGGCAGACTGGAGGAGCTTCTCAAGGAGGCCAAAAGGGGTTTAGAGGAGCTGGAAGAAGAGGGCAAAAATGGGGAGGCAGAGAGGGAAGCCCTGAGGAGACAGCTGGAGTCCTTGAATAAGGCTATTTTCGATAACCTGCACCAAAAAACTGTGCTGTTGAGCGAAATTCAGGGGCTTAATAACAAAAAGGAGCTCCTTTTACGCCAGCGGGAATCTTTGACCCGAAGGGTTAAAACGGCGGAAGAGCGCAGGGATGAGCTGGAAAGGGAAATCGGTGAAGGGGAGAAACTCCAATCCTTTTATGCCTCTTCACTGGAAGAGATCAGGAACAAACTTGCTCAGGCGGAAAAGAGACGACAGGCCTTGAATAAGGAGCTGGATGAGACCGGGCTTAGGATACGGTCGCTTCTCAGGAAAATAGAGGGCATTAAGGAGAGGGTTCGACTCTTAAAGACAGCGGAGAAAAACCATGAGGGTTACCAGCAGGGGGTTCGCAGTATTCTCCGGGAGATCGCCCGGGGAAGGGTACTGGCCGGGGAGGAGATCCGCCTGGCCGAGGAGTTGTTCACCATAGAACCTGCCTATGAAACCGCCCTGGAAACCGCCCTCGGACGGGCTTCCCATTATTTTGTCTGCTCCACTCCGGAAACGGCCAAGAAGGCATTGGAGTTCTTGAAGACAAGCGGTTCCGGAAGGGCGAGCTTCCTTCCTTTAACGGCGGTTGAGCGGTGGGCTGCGGGAGAACGCCCCCGGCGTTTTGAGCGATTTCCCGGTATTATCGGGTGCCTGTCTGAGATTGTCTCCTGTGAGCCAAAGTACCGTTGTGTAGCCGAGTTCCTGCTGGGGCGCACCTACCTTGCAGAAGACCTCCAGGCTGCAAGCCGCTTTGCGGAACACAATGACTACAGGGTGCGGGTGGTCACACTTGACGGTGACCTGATCCAGCTCGGTGGCCTCTTTACGGGCGGGAGATCCAAAGACCGCGGCTATCCAACCACGCGTCGCCGCAAGGTGGAGATAGGGAGGCTGGACAGGGAAATGCTCTCTTTGAAAACGGAGCTCGACGAGCTCGAAGAGCGGGAAAAAAGGGTCAAAGATCTTTTGGAGGAGAATGAGGAGCGCAGCCGGGAGTTACAGGAACGGCGTTACCGGTTTGAAGATGCCCGCAGGGAGGCGGAGCAGAGAATAGCCGCTCTGAAGCAGGAATGGAAGCAGATCGATGCCTCGAAGGAAACCTCGCTGCTGGAAAGGGAAGAACAGATGTTCCAAGAAGAGGATCTCGACAGGCGAATTGAACTGTTGAAACAGAAGCTGTCTGCGGTGGAGCAGGCAGAGAAACAGTTGAACGCCGAAAGAGAGAAGATTGAAAAAAGGCTGGCCGATAGCGAGCAGAAAAGAAGCGCCGTTCTCACCGCACTGTCCTCCGCCCAGGTGCAGTACAGCTCGTTATCCCAAGAACTGAAGCTGCAACAGGATAAGCTGCGGGGGCTGGAACATCAGCTGCGGCTGCAGGAGGGGGAGCAACGAGAGGTGGAGGAGAGGCTTACGGAGCTGTGTGGGGTAATTTCCGCCCTCCACAGGCGGGAGCGGGAACTATCGGAAAGGATCACAGCTCTGAATAAACAGGGCAGGGAACTGGGGGATATGATTGCCTTTCTTAAAAACAAGGTTGCTGCCCGCGAGAGGTTTGTCGAGGCGAGAAGGAAGAGGATCGAAAAACTGCGGCAAAGACACCTGAAGAGCAGTCAGCAGCTGGAAAACACCGAACTTAAACTTAAGCATCTGCTTGAGAAAAAAGAGCAGCTGTTGGCCGATGCCCGGGAGCGGCGCCTGGATGTATCGGAAGAGCAGATAAAACCGCTGAAACGTGAAGAGGAGATCGCTCTAAGAGAAAGGATCTCTACTTGTAAGAGGGAGATGGACAGCCTCGGGAATATCAACTTTGCAGCTCCGGGGGAATATAAAACGCTGCGAGAGAGGATTGACTGCCTGCTGGAACAGAAAAAGGACCTCGATGAGGCCAAAAGTTCCCTGCTGAAGATGATCCGGGAAATGGACGGGATCGCTGCCGACCGCTTTCTGAAAACATTTCGGATGGTGAGGCAAAATTTCGAGGATATTTTTCAAAGCCTCTGCGAGGGGAGAGCGGATCTGGTTCTGACAGATGAGTCCAATCCACTGGAAACCGGGGTTGACATCGTAGTGCTGCCCCGCGGTAAAAAGCCTCGCCATCTTTCTCTTCTCTCCGGAGGGGAAAAATCGCTGACCGGGATTGCCTTTTTATTTGCCATGCTCAAGACTCAGCCTGCCCCCTTCTATTTTTTGGATGAAATCGAGGCTTTTCTCGATGAAGCCAACCTCATTCGCTTCACCGGCTTTTTGAAGGAGTGGAGCGCGAGTTCGCAGCTGATTTTGATTTCGCACCGCTACCAGACGATGCAAATTGCGGATCACCTCTACGGTGTGACTATGGAAGAGCCGGGGGTTTCCAAGCTTGTTTCGGTCCATCTGAGCGATTACCTTCCTGATGATGAAAAGGAGAGGCAAATCTCTTAA
- the mtnP gene encoding S-methyl-5'-thioadenosine phosphorylase — protein sequence MRAAVIGGTGFYSPGLLDEERDLTVATPYGEVALKEGSYHGKELVFLARHGVDHAFPPHLVNYRANIWALKAVGVQTVLATAATGSLNEDMRPGEIVLVDQFLDFTKSRPQTFYEGGEAGVLHVDMTEPYCPEVRRHLIAVAQQLERRVHPKGTYVCTEGPRYETPAEIQMYRQLGGDVVGMTSVPEVVLAREAGLCYATLALVTNYAAGISKNPLSHREVLEEMARSQEVLRKLIFSALVTLPEERNCACARAAAELGSLGQKSMQQGD from the coding sequence ATGAGAGCTGCAGTCATCGGAGGAACGGGTTTTTACAGTCCCGGTTTGTTGGATGAGGAGAGAGACCTGACCGTTGCCACTCCTTACGGGGAGGTTGCCTTGAAGGAGGGGAGTTACCATGGTAAAGAACTGGTTTTTCTGGCGCGGCACGGGGTGGATCACGCCTTCCCCCCTCACCTGGTCAACTATCGGGCGAACATCTGGGCGTTGAAAGCTGTGGGGGTCCAAACGGTATTGGCCACTGCAGCAACCGGTTCCTTGAACGAGGATATGAGACCTGGGGAGATCGTTCTTGTTGACCAGTTTCTGGATTTTACAAAGTCGCGGCCTCAAACCTTCTACGAAGGGGGTGAGGCGGGGGTTCTTCACGTAGATATGACCGAGCCCTATTGCCCCGAAGTGCGACGACACCTTATTGCGGTTGCCCAGCAGCTTGAGCGGAGAGTCCACCCCAAGGGAACCTATGTCTGTACGGAGGGGCCGCGTTACGAAACGCCAGCAGAGATTCAAATGTACCGGCAGTTAGGTGGTGATGTGGTGGGCATGACCAGCGTCCCCGAGGTAGTGCTGGCCAGAGAAGCCGGCCTCTGCTATGCCACTCTGGCACTTGTTACCAATTACGCCGCCGGGATCTCCAAAAACCCTCTTTCCCACAGAGAGGTGCTCGAGGAGATGGCCAGGTCGCAAGAGGTTTTGCGGAAGCTGATCTTCTCTGCCCTGGTGACCCTTCCAGAGGAGCGCAACTGTGCCTGTGCTCGGGCAGCTGCCGAACTCGGCTCTTTGGGGCAGAAGTCCATGCAGCAAGGAGATTAG
- a CDS encoding acetate kinase — protein sequence MKILTLNCGSSSAKYMVYDWDAREIMCKGIVERVTIGGSFCEHEVTGRDKVKIERECPTHKEAVNLILELLVSPEYGVLKDVKEINAVGHRVVHGGEKFNKSVIIDDGVLQVFKEIQDLAPLHNPANILGIEAARSILPDVPHMAVMDTAWHQTMKPPQFMYAVPYEWYEKHKIRRYGFHGTSLLYVAKRAAVLLGKDPFEVNLISLHIGNGVSANAVKKGVSFDTSMGFTPLEGLVMGTRAGDHDPALDFYMMQKLGLSPKEIDNILNKKCGLLGITGKYTDRRDVLKAMKEGDERAKLAFEMECYRIKKYIGAYAAALGGVDAIVWTAGVGEMAADIRARAMEGLEFMGIKFDPEKNRLARTRNSESDISAADSKVKIFVIPTDEELVFVEDVVALLENRYDVHTNFKYSFQDPAYRNKMRDEQFAKELQKNPDLIKAKAKIPGQTD from the coding sequence GTGAAGATTCTGACTTTAAACTGCGGAAGCTCTTCCGCAAAGTACATGGTCTATGACTGGGATGCCCGGGAGATCATGTGCAAAGGCATTGTTGAGCGGGTGACGATTGGCGGTTCCTTTTGTGAACATGAGGTGACCGGGCGGGATAAGGTAAAGATAGAGAGAGAATGCCCTACCCATAAAGAGGCAGTGAACCTGATCCTTGAGCTGTTGGTAAGCCCGGAGTACGGTGTGCTAAAGGATGTCAAAGAGATCAATGCCGTCGGGCACAGGGTTGTCCACGGGGGCGAAAAGTTTAACAAGTCCGTGATCATCGATGATGGGGTGCTCCAGGTATTTAAAGAAATTCAGGATTTGGCACCTCTCCATAATCCGGCCAACATACTCGGCATCGAAGCGGCGAGAAGCATTCTACCCGATGTCCCCCATATGGCAGTTATGGATACCGCCTGGCACCAGACGATGAAGCCGCCTCAGTTTATGTACGCCGTTCCTTACGAATGGTATGAGAAGCACAAAATCCGCCGCTACGGGTTCCACGGAACATCCCTGCTGTATGTCGCCAAGCGAGCAGCAGTCCTTCTCGGGAAGGATCCCTTTGAGGTCAACTTAATCAGCCTCCATATTGGTAACGGCGTCAGCGCCAATGCCGTTAAGAAAGGGGTCTCCTTTGACACCAGCATGGGCTTCACACCGCTGGAAGGGCTGGTTATGGGCACCAGAGCTGGCGATCACGATCCCGCCCTTGACTTTTATATGATGCAAAAACTCGGCCTCTCACCCAAAGAGATAGACAACATCCTCAATAAGAAGTGCGGCCTTTTAGGAATCACAGGCAAGTATACGGACCGCAGGGACGTCCTCAAGGCCATGAAGGAAGGGGACGAAAGGGCAAAACTGGCTTTTGAAATGGAGTGCTACCGGATAAAGAAATACATCGGTGCCTATGCCGCTGCTTTGGGGGGCGTCGATGCCATCGTCTGGACTGCCGGCGTAGGGGAGATGGCGGCTGATATCAGAGCGCGGGCCATGGAAGGCTTGGAGTTCATGGGGATTAAATTCGATCCGGAAAAGAACAGGCTGGCGCGGACCAGAAATTCGGAATCCGATATTTCGGCGGCCGATTCCAAGGTTAAAATCTTCGTCATCCCGACCGATGAGGAGCTTGTCTTTGTGGAAGATGTCGTTGCCTTACTGGAAAACCGCTATGACGTGCACACCAATTTCAAGTATTCCTTCCAAGACCCTGCCTACAGGAATAAGATGCGGGATGAGCAGTTCGCCAAAGAACTGCAGAAGAATCCGGATCTGATCAAGGCAAAAGCGAAGATTCCAGGCCAGACGGACTAG
- a CDS encoding YceD family protein, giving the protein MKIDVGELRKKKGRMMDFSGRIPCLTLDLQQTGITYRDLEISGQATNTGEGIFVEGIIRGQTDLNCSLCLKAFSATIEVPFSESYYREEDSVSRLVEEEGRFYQEDEIILDDLIREGLYLALPMKPVCKPDCKGLCPVCGNDMNVQQCRCRKEEFDPRLTALSALLKE; this is encoded by the coding sequence GTGAAGATTGATGTCGGGGAGCTGCGCAAGAAAAAGGGCCGGATGATGGATTTCAGTGGGAGGATTCCCTGTTTGACTCTGGATCTGCAACAAACAGGGATAACATATCGGGATCTGGAGATCAGCGGCCAGGCGACCAATACCGGAGAGGGGATTTTTGTCGAGGGTATTATCAGAGGGCAGACGGATCTCAACTGCAGCCTCTGTTTAAAGGCTTTTTCGGCGACAATCGAAGTCCCGTTTTCAGAAAGCTATTACCGGGAGGAAGATTCCGTGTCCCGGTTAGTGGAAGAAGAGGGGCGGTTCTATCAAGAGGACGAAATCATTCTCGATGATCTGATCAGAGAGGGGCTTTACCTGGCGCTCCCTATGAAACCGGTATGTAAACCGGACTGCAAAGGGCTCTGCCCAGTTTGCGGCAATGACATGAATGTGCAGCAGTGCCGGTGCCGGAAAGAGGAGTTCGACCCGCGCTTGACGGCACTGAGCGCACTCCTTAAGGAATGA
- a CDS encoding stage V sporulation protein S has product MEVLKVSAQSNPKSVAGALTAILREKGSAEIQAVGAGAVNQAVKAIAITRGFIAPNGVDLVTVPAFVEITIDGEERTAIKFIVEPR; this is encoded by the coding sequence TTGGAAGTACTTAAGGTGTCCGCTCAGTCCAATCCAAAGTCTGTCGCCGGTGCCCTAACTGCTATTTTAAGGGAGAAGGGCTCGGCGGAGATTCAGGCTGTTGGTGCGGGAGCGGTTAACCAAGCGGTGAAGGCCATTGCCATCACCCGCGGGTTTATTGCTCCCAACGGAGTCGATCTTGTAACAGTGCCTGCTTTCGTGGAAATCACCATCGACGGCGAGGAACGAACGGCGATAAAGTTTATAGTAGAGCCCAGGTAA
- the ftsY gene encoding signal recognition particle-docking protein FtsY: MVAFFPKLKETLAKTRESFVSKVTQLVRRHDKIDEDFYEELEEILLQADVGVAATSRLIDAVRADVKKKKIGNPEDVRLLLRERMEELLGENAPLQFATAPPTVILVVGVNGVGKTTTIGKLAYRLRQEGRRVLLAAADTFRAAAIEQLEVWRERAGADIVKHQPGSDSAAVVYDALQAARKRGVDVVIIDTAGRLHTKTNLMEELRKIKRVVSREIPGAPHEVLLVVDAATGQNALRQAELFGEATDVTGIVLTKLDGTAKGGVVLAIREERGIPVKLIGTGERPEDLKVFDGKEFVAALFAEEGEE, from the coding sequence ATGGTAGCTTTTTTCCCCAAGCTGAAGGAAACTCTTGCTAAAACACGTGAGAGCTTTGTAAGCAAAGTAACCCAGCTTGTCCGGAGGCACGATAAAATAGACGAGGATTTCTATGAGGAGCTGGAGGAAATCCTGCTGCAGGCCGATGTTGGGGTTGCCGCCACTTCTCGCCTGATCGACGCCGTTCGTGCCGATGTCAAGAAGAAGAAAATCGGTAACCCTGAGGATGTGCGCCTGCTGCTGAGGGAAAGAATGGAGGAACTGCTGGGAGAGAATGCGCCTCTCCAGTTCGCTACCGCTCCACCAACGGTCATCCTTGTAGTTGGTGTTAACGGGGTTGGGAAGACCACAACCATCGGCAAACTGGCCTACCGGTTGAGGCAGGAGGGGAGAAGGGTGCTGCTTGCCGCCGCGGACACCTTCCGGGCTGCGGCCATTGAGCAGCTGGAGGTCTGGAGGGAAAGGGCAGGAGCTGATATCGTTAAACACCAGCCGGGGTCTGATTCCGCTGCCGTCGTCTATGATGCCCTCCAGGCGGCGAGGAAAAGGGGGGTTGATGTCGTCATCATCGATACCGCTGGCCGCCTCCATACCAAGACCAACCTGATGGAAGAGTTGCGCAAGATCAAAAGAGTGGTCAGCAGGGAGATCCCGGGAGCTCCTCACGAGGTTCTTCTGGTGGTGGATGCGGCAACAGGCCAAAACGCTTTGCGGCAGGCGGAATTATTCGGCGAAGCTACAGATGTCACTGGCATTGTGTTGACGAAGCTGGACGGCACCGCTAAGGGTGGAGTAGTGCTGGCCATTCGGGAGGAACGGGGGATCCCGGTAAAACTCATCGGTACAGGTGAGCGGCCGGAGGATCTCAAGGTTTTCGACGGAAAGGAGTTCGTAGCGGCCCTTTTTGCTGAGGAGGGTGAGGAATGA
- the plsX gene encoding phosphate acyltransferase PlsX: MIIAVDAMGGDFAPAEVIRGAVEAVREEGVEIILVGPEKIIEEELNKHHYPSDRISIANATEIIGMNEHPATAVRRKRDSSLMVAAQLVKKGKASALISAGNTGAQMAASLLVLGRLAGIERPGIATILPSPKGPRVLIDSGANVDTRAVHIVQFAYLGKTYAESVLGIANPRVALLNVGGEPNKGSESVREAYRILEGAEKINFVGNIEGRDLLTADVDVIACDGFVGNVVLKTAEGLAMNLVAMMKNRLRKNPFRMLGGILVRPALKEIFSDFDYTEIGGAPLLGVQGISIICHGSSHARAIRSAIRTASRAVKGDLVGRISKALNLEDNTQ, translated from the coding sequence ATGATCATTGCCGTAGATGCTATGGGAGGTGACTTCGCTCCGGCAGAAGTAATAAGAGGGGCAGTGGAGGCGGTCAGAGAAGAGGGTGTGGAGATTATCCTGGTAGGCCCTGAAAAGATTATTGAGGAGGAGTTGAACAAGCACCATTACCCATCAGATCGGATCTCCATAGCCAATGCGACCGAAATCATCGGGATGAATGAGCATCCTGCAACTGCAGTACGGCGAAAAAGGGATTCGTCACTGATGGTCGCGGCGCAGCTTGTGAAGAAGGGGAAGGCCTCGGCATTAATTTCTGCAGGTAATACAGGGGCTCAAATGGCCGCCTCCCTTTTGGTGCTCGGTCGCCTTGCGGGGATCGAACGCCCCGGTATTGCCACAATTCTTCCTTCACCAAAAGGCCCCAGGGTTCTCATCGATTCCGGTGCCAATGTGGATACCAGAGCGGTGCATATTGTGCAGTTTGCTTACCTGGGTAAGACCTATGCCGAAAGTGTCCTGGGTATTGCGAATCCCCGAGTCGCTCTTCTCAATGTGGGAGGTGAGCCCAACAAGGGGAGCGAATCGGTTCGGGAGGCCTATCGAATACTGGAAGGGGCAGAAAAGATAAATTTTGTCGGCAACATTGAGGGGCGGGATCTCCTGACGGCGGATGTGGATGTGATAGCCTGCGACGGCTTCGTAGGCAATGTGGTTCTAAAAACGGCAGAGGGGCTGGCCATGAACCTGGTCGCAATGATGAAAAACCGGCTCAGGAAGAATCCTTTCCGGATGCTGGGGGGTATCCTCGTTCGGCCGGCATTAAAAGAGATCTTTTCGGATTTCGATTATACTGAAATCGGGGGTGCTCCTCTGCTCGGCGTCCAGGGCATCAGTATTATTTGCCACGGGAGCTCTCACGCCCGGGCTATTCGCAGTGCAATTCGCACCGCCTCGAGGGCAGTTAAGGGGGATCTTGTCGGGCGCATTTCTAAAGCTCTCAACCTGGAGGACAACACACAATAA
- the mtnA gene encoding S-methyl-5-thioribose-1-phosphate isomerase, giving the protein MDVLRWEGERLYLLDQRELPHRVEYLPCSHYRDVAAAIRQLSVRGAPAIGVAAAFGYALAAFNYSEDGKVALSEYMEEAARELLATRPTAVNLRWALDEMRAAYQALNGKSLKEIRDGLLAAAFKIQAAEKKRDERMASFGASLIPSRACILTYCNTGALATTGWGTALGIIREAHRQGKDLHIYVPETRPVLQGARLTAWELQEAGIPYTLITDNMAGYVFAHGGIDLVLVGADCIAASGDFANKIGTYTLSVLANYHNCPFYVAAPLSTVDLTVKTGQEIPIEMRDPREVREIGGKLITLEGCPVLNPSFDVVPHQLVTAFITDKGILKPPFEEALAAAFKGGSE; this is encoded by the coding sequence ATGGATGTTTTGCGCTGGGAAGGAGAGCGGTTATACCTGCTCGATCAGAGAGAGTTGCCGCACCGGGTCGAATATCTGCCCTGTTCTCATTATCGTGATGTGGCTGCAGCCATCCGCCAACTGAGTGTCCGGGGAGCTCCGGCCATCGGTGTGGCGGCAGCCTTTGGTTATGCCCTGGCTGCTTTTAATTACTCCGAAGATGGAAAAGTGGCCCTGTCGGAGTACATGGAAGAGGCTGCCCGGGAATTACTGGCAACGCGCCCGACGGCCGTCAATCTCCGCTGGGCGCTTGACGAGATGAGGGCGGCGTATCAAGCCCTGAACGGCAAGAGCCTAAAGGAAATCAGAGATGGGCTGCTGGCGGCGGCATTTAAGATTCAGGCGGCGGAAAAAAAGCGGGATGAAAGGATGGCCTCCTTCGGAGCTTCCCTAATCCCTTCCCGTGCCTGCATCCTTACCTATTGCAATACCGGAGCACTGGCGACGACGGGATGGGGGACGGCTCTGGGGATAATTCGGGAGGCCCATCGTCAGGGGAAAGATCTCCACATTTACGTTCCGGAGACGCGACCGGTGCTGCAGGGTGCCCGGCTGACGGCCTGGGAGCTGCAGGAGGCCGGTATTCCTTATACCCTGATCACCGATAATATGGCCGGTTATGTTTTTGCTCACGGGGGAATCGATCTGGTGCTGGTGGGGGCCGACTGCATTGCAGCAAGCGGCGATTTCGCCAATAAGATCGGCACCTATACCCTCTCCGTTTTGGCCAACTATCATAACTGCCCCTTTTACGTGGCCGCCCCTCTTTCTACAGTTGATCTGACGGTCAAGACGGGGCAAGAGATCCCCATCGAGATGCGCGACCCCCGGGAGGTCAGGGAGATCGGTGGGAAGCTGATCACCCTGGAGGGCTGCCCCGTTCTCAACCCCTCCTTTGATGTGGTACCCCATCAGTTGGTAACGGCCTTCATCACAGATAAGGGAATCCTTAAACCTCCCTTTGAGGAAGCCCTGGCAGCGGCGTTCAAGGGTGGGAGTGAATGA
- the rnc gene encoding ribonuclease III — protein sequence MNPDLDELQKKINVFFSEPRLLETALTHPSYMVEHAEVEHHNQRLEFLGDAILGSVVAYYLYEHFPKFGEGHLTKTRAAVVCEPSLAAVARKLELGKYLRLGKGEENSGGRKRPSILADAFEALTAAVFLDQGWEATCDFLAGLLKEEIEKNVHGVTRDYKTHLQELVQSKGNESPYYQILEESGPDHDKKFTSGVFLKDKLLGKGTGKSKKESEQNAARAALEYLRKTSGFFGK from the coding sequence GTGAACCCCGATCTGGATGAACTCCAAAAAAAAATCAACGTTTTTTTTAGCGAGCCGCGATTGCTGGAAACCGCTCTGACCCATCCCTCTTACATGGTCGAACATGCCGAAGTGGAGCACCACAACCAGCGGCTGGAATTCCTGGGAGATGCCATCTTGGGTTCCGTTGTGGCCTATTACCTGTATGAACACTTCCCCAAGTTCGGGGAGGGGCACCTGACAAAAACCAGGGCGGCGGTTGTTTGTGAGCCTTCTTTGGCTGCTGTTGCCAGGAAGCTGGAATTAGGGAAGTATCTGCGGCTGGGTAAGGGGGAGGAAAATTCCGGCGGCAGGAAGCGGCCGTCCATTCTTGCCGATGCCTTTGAGGCTTTGACTGCCGCCGTATTTCTTGATCAGGGTTGGGAAGCAACCTGTGATTTTCTGGCCGGACTGTTGAAGGAAGAGATCGAAAAAAACGTGCACGGGGTTACCCGGGACTACAAAACACACCTTCAGGAGCTGGTCCAGAGCAAGGGGAATGAAAGCCCGTATTATCAAATTCTGGAAGAGTCTGGGCCGGACCATGATAAGAAGTTTACGTCCGGAGTTTTTTTAAAGGACAAACTCTTAGGCAAGGGAACGGGAAAGTCGAAAAAGGAATCGGAGCAAAATGCTGCCCGGGCTGCCTTAGAGTACTTAAGAAAAACGTCCGGATTTTTCGGGAAATGA